In one window of Luteitalea sp. DNA:
- a CDS encoding alcohol dehydrogenase catalytic domain-containing protein, which translates to MHTTKNTKDQPRRTRRTRRKPFEFLLRDLRVLRGVIFATFVVGAMMTNNGHAVVQIFDGPGLPFRLETRPLPETLRPGEVLVKMGLATVCGSDLHTTSGQRDTPVPCVLGHEAVGRVVHVGSARSGLPLQTRVSWSVVDSCGTCVACRQHHLPAKCHALFKYGHAALSDGSGLNGCYATHVLLRPGTHIARVADTIPDVVAAPANCALATMVNVVSQVPAPCETVVVQGAGLLGLYGCALLRERGVAQVFCVDPSERRLEHVPLFGGTPIAGDVAQYTTARQQILAGAPDGVDAVIEVAGVPSVVAEGVRLLRPGGFYALAGMVHPDSALQITGEEIIRKCLTIRGIHNYSPVHLDQALAFLAQTIDKYPYESLVSPAFELADLGNALQMAASHRFLRVAIDGAVQ; encoded by the coding sequence ATGCACACCACGAAGAACACAAAGGATCAACCACGAAGGACACGAAGAACACGAAGAAAGCCATTTGAATTTCTTCTTCGTGATCTTCGTGTTCTTCGTGGTGTGATCTTTGCGACCTTCGTGGTTGGAGCGATGATGACAAACAATGGTCACGCGGTCGTGCAGATCTTCGACGGTCCCGGGCTGCCATTCCGTTTGGAGACGCGCCCCCTTCCAGAAACCCTGCGACCTGGCGAGGTGCTGGTGAAGATGGGGCTGGCGACGGTTTGTGGATCGGACCTCCACACGACGTCGGGCCAACGCGATACACCCGTGCCGTGCGTCTTGGGTCACGAAGCGGTGGGCCGGGTGGTCCACGTCGGCAGTGCGCGCTCTGGTCTACCGCTCCAGACACGAGTCAGCTGGAGCGTCGTGGATAGCTGTGGGACGTGCGTTGCCTGCCGCCAACATCACTTGCCAGCGAAGTGTCACGCCCTGTTCAAGTACGGCCACGCCGCCCTGAGCGATGGGTCTGGGCTGAACGGCTGCTATGCCACACATGTGCTGCTTCGGCCTGGCACGCACATCGCCCGGGTCGCAGACACGATTCCAGATGTGGTGGCCGCGCCGGCCAACTGTGCGCTGGCGACGATGGTGAACGTGGTCTCCCAGGTGCCGGCTCCGTGCGAGACCGTCGTCGTTCAGGGCGCCGGCCTGCTGGGCCTCTACGGCTGCGCGCTGCTTCGAGAGCGTGGCGTTGCACAGGTGTTCTGCGTCGATCCCTCCGAGCGTCGCCTCGAGCACGTGCCGCTCTTCGGAGGCACTCCTATTGCGGGAGACGTCGCGCAGTACACCACAGCGCGGCAGCAGATTCTCGCGGGCGCTCCCGATGGCGTGGATGCCGTGATCGAAGTTGCCGGCGTTCCCTCCGTGGTAGCCGAGGGCGTCCGCCTGCTGCGCCCGGGCGGCTTCTACGCGCTCGCGGGGATGGTCCACCCGGACAGCGCGCTGCAGATCACTGGTGAAGAGATCATCCGCAAGTGCCTCACGATCCGTGGCATTCACAACTATTCTCCCGTCCATTTGGACCAGGCGCTGGCATTCCTCGCGCAAACGATTGATAAGTACCCATACGAGAGCCTCGTGAGTCCAGCATTCGAGCTGGCGGATCTCGGAAACGCGTTGCAGATGGCGGCAAGTCACAGATTTCTCCGTGTGGCCATCGACGGTGCGGTCCAATGA
- a CDS encoding MFS transporter: protein MLVALMLCYLFFYTGRQNFGWVMKSLNEQLSISPAHLGLISGAMLACYGIGQAINGNLGDRFGARRMMTLGAVGSFALNWATSFGHSFWTLLLPWAANGYFQSLAWAPGSRLLSNWFERAERGRAFGFYVFAAGSSSVLTFVAAILVLDRFSWQWVFRLPVILLLCAGITFFYLARDRPEDLGFEPLSDEASDEQAMERQGVVQRYTHALKNWRFLVASVSIGFESLARYGLLIWVPYHYLGDDWKGQSGSVWITLALPLGMAVGALSSGYISDRLFRANRSRPIALLLLLAAGVTLAMSLVPREHTLLGLILLFVAGFLVYGPQSAYWALCPDLLGRQHAGTGVGLMNAFAYAFAAAGEPLIGLTIQHTENTASVFGVTALVCLLAAVCIVPVRR from the coding sequence ATGCTCGTCGCCCTGATGCTCTGCTACCTGTTCTTCTACACGGGCCGGCAGAACTTTGGCTGGGTGATGAAATCGCTCAACGAGCAGTTGAGCATCTCGCCGGCGCATCTGGGACTGATCAGCGGCGCGATGCTCGCCTGCTACGGCATTGGTCAGGCAATCAATGGGAACCTGGGCGACCGATTCGGCGCGCGCCGGATGATGACACTGGGAGCCGTCGGCTCATTTGCCTTGAATTGGGCGACCAGCTTCGGTCACTCGTTCTGGACTCTGCTCTTACCATGGGCCGCCAACGGCTATTTCCAATCGCTCGCTTGGGCGCCGGGAAGCCGCCTCCTCTCGAACTGGTTCGAGCGGGCCGAGCGAGGGCGCGCCTTTGGATTCTACGTCTTTGCTGCCGGCTCCTCCTCGGTCCTGACATTCGTCGCGGCCATCCTCGTTCTGGATCGATTCTCCTGGCAGTGGGTATTCCGGCTGCCGGTGATCCTGCTCCTCTGCGCAGGAATCACGTTCTTCTACCTCGCGCGCGATCGGCCGGAGGATCTCGGCTTCGAGCCTCTGTCAGACGAGGCCAGCGACGAGCAGGCGATGGAGCGCCAGGGCGTCGTTCAGCGGTATACGCATGCCTTGAAGAACTGGCGGTTCCTCGTCGCGAGCGTCTCGATCGGCTTCGAGAGTCTTGCACGCTACGGCTTGCTGATCTGGGTGCCCTACCACTACCTGGGCGACGATTGGAAGGGACAATCAGGGAGCGTCTGGATCACGCTGGCGCTGCCGTTGGGCATGGCGGTCGGGGCGCTCTCCAGTGGATACATCTCCGATCGGTTGTTTCGCGCGAATCGCAGCCGCCCGATCGCATTGCTCCTGCTGCTCGCAGCCGGCGTCACGCTGGCGATGTCTCTCGTGCCGCGGGAGCATACGCTTCTCGGGTTGATCCTGCTCTTTGTCGCAGGCTTTCTCGTCTACGGACCACAATCTGCGTACTGGGCACTGTGCCCGGATCTGTTGGGCCGGCAGCACGCCGGCACCGGCGTTGGTCTGATGAACGCGTTCGCCTACGCCTTCGCGGCGGCCGGCGAGCCGCTGATTGGCCTGACGATCCAGCACACGGAGAACACAGCGTCGGTCTTTGGCGTCACCGCGTTGGTCTGCCTGCTCGCTGCGGTCTGCATCGTGCCAGTCCGAAGGTGA
- a CDS encoding cupin domain-containing protein — protein MNLVELAQRIKALRIERRMTLEQVASATGLTRSWLSKVENFRVTPSLPALGRIAEVLGISLAKLMEGLDQKPQLVLVRSNERKVVERDRPGSRIVYEALAHKRSGRMMDPFFLTVPSGVARQEALGHEGEEFLMVLEGNVDFEFGEHTYHLAAGDSIYFDANVKHRLINPNHVPAKVLCVFSEPSSA, from the coding sequence ATGAACCTGGTCGAGCTGGCCCAGCGCATCAAGGCATTGCGAATCGAACGGAGGATGACGCTGGAGCAGGTGGCGTCGGCAACTGGGCTCACGCGGAGCTGGCTCTCCAAGGTGGAGAACTTTCGCGTCACGCCCTCCCTCCCCGCCTTGGGACGCATCGCCGAGGTCCTTGGGATCTCGTTGGCGAAGCTCATGGAAGGCCTCGACCAGAAGCCTCAGCTCGTGCTGGTGCGCAGCAACGAGCGGAAAGTCGTCGAGCGCGATCGGCCCGGATCGCGCATCGTTTACGAGGCGTTGGCGCACAAGCGATCGGGTCGCATGATGGATCCGTTCTTTCTCACGGTCCCATCTGGCGTCGCCCGCCAGGAAGCTCTAGGCCACGAAGGCGAGGAATTCCTGATGGTGCTGGAGGGAAACGTGGACTTCGAGTTTGGTGAGCACACGTACCATCTCGCCGCGGGCGACTCGATCTATTTCGATGCGAACGTGAAGCATCGCCTCATCAACCCGAACCACGTCCCCGCGAAGGTGCTGTGCGTCTTCTCGGAGCCGAGCTCCGCCTAA